A window of the Drosophila simulans strain w501 chromosome 2L, Prin_Dsim_3.1, whole genome shotgun sequence genome harbors these coding sequences:
- the LOC6730926 gene encoding probable RNA-binding protein EIF1AD isoform X2 has translation MPNKFRKSMWVKRGDFLLVEPIEEGDKVKAEICKILTPEHIKEYTKAAIWPDKFTKKPAEQEATSQNKDDSDFEDDLLPNTNRPANRDSSDEEEDEETSSEED, from the coding sequence ATGCCCAACAAATTCCGCAAGAGCATGTGGGTAAAACGGGGAGACTTTCTGCTGGTCGAACCAATAGAGGAGGGCGATAAAGTCAAAGCTGAGATCTGCAAAATACTCACACCCGAACATATAAAGGAATACACAAAAGCTGCAATTTGGCCGGATAAATTCACTAAGAAACCTGCGGAGCAGGAAGCCACCAGCCAAAACAAAGACGACTCCGATTTCGAGGATGATCTCCTGCCCAATACAAATCGTCCTGCAAATCGGGATTCCTCCGACGAAGAGGAAGATGAGGAAACATCCAGCGAAGAGGACTGA
- the LOC6730927 gene encoding protein cappuccino isoform X9 gives MSSALSNVWCSLLARQPSEECEFASEALWHSQEDVANLPPYYLQLMSLAARRAQKTRFSRGKAESEDVAPDVAGISLRIQRMRVDLLEIPTSDPKHLLLLLLQTVSHSHADSQRQMLIKWLISTMQSNPRSSSVDANQELFNTLALQFCNNLKYVGVLKQISNEHLDCGFSPYEMYQWTHTEQPTTSLPLTPGKLDKVAAWPFSSTPSGIRALECASLASVGAGGLAGSLATIATSSTASSDNQKTLQQILKKRLLNCSTLAEVHAVVNELLSSVDEPPRRPSKRCVNLTELLNASEATVYEYNKTGAEGGVKSFTDAETQTESEVCEGTCKCGQSSAKVSDNESSKEDGDKPHAVAPPPPPPPPPPPAFDAPPPPPPPPPPPPLANYGAPPPPPPPPPGSGSAPPPPPPAPIQGGSGIPPPPPPLGASPSKTTISPAPLPDPAEGNWFHRTNTMRKSAVNPPKPMRPLYWTRIVTSAPPAPRPPSVANSTDSTENSGSSPDEPPAANGADAPPTAPPATKEIWTEIEETPLDNIDEFTELFSRQAIAPVSKPKELKVKRAKSIKVLDPERSRNVGIIWRSLHVPSSEIEHAIYHIDTSVVSLEALQHMSNIQATEDELQRIKEAAGGDIPLDHPEQFLLDISLISMASERISCIVFQAEFEESVTLLVRKLETVSQLSQQLIESEDLKLVFSIILTLGNYMNGGNRQRGQADGFNLDILGKLKDVKSKESHTTLLHFIVRTYIAQRRKEGVHPLEIRLPIPEPADVERAAQMDFEEVQQQIFDLNKKFLGCKRTTAKVLAASRPEIMEPFKSKMEEFVEGADKSMAKLHQSLDECRDLFLETMRFYHFSPKACTLTLAQCTPDQFFEYWTNFTNDFKDIWKKEITSLLNELMKKSKQAQIESRRNVSTKVEKSGRISLKERMLMRRSKN, from the exons ATGTCCAGTGCCTTGAGCAACGTTTGGTGTTCCCTGCTGGCCAGGCAGCCATCGGAAGAGTGTGAATTTGCATCGGAAGCACTATGGCATTCCCAGGAGGATGTTGCCAATCTACCGCCGTATTATCTTCAGCTAATGTCGTTGGCCGCCCGGCGGGCGCAGAAAACTCGATTTTCCCGGGGCAAAGCGGAGAGCGAGGATGTCGCACCTGATGTCGCTGGAATTAGCCTACGCATCCAACGGATGCGCGTTGACCTGCTCGAGATCCCGACCTCTGACCCAAAAcatctgctcctgctgctcctgcaaaCCGTTAGCCACTCACACGCTGACAGCCAGC GTCAAATGCTAATAAAATGGCTAATCTCAACGATGCAGAGCAACCCGAGGAGTTCGAGCGTTGATGCTAATCAGGAATTATTTAATACTCTGGCGCTGCAGTTCTGCAATAATCTCAAATATGTCGGCGTCCTTAAGCAGATCTCCAATGAGCACTTGGATTGCGGATTTAGC CCCTATGAAATGTACCAATGGACGCACACGGAGCAGCCGACCACCTCGTTGCCCCTGACCCCCGGCAAGCTGGACAAGGTGGCGGCCTGGCCATTTTCCAGCACACCATCCGGCATTCGAGCGCTGGAGTGCGCATCCCTGGCGTCCGTGGGAGCAGGTGGGCTGGCAGGTTCTTTGGCAACCATTGCCACCTCATCCACAGCCTCCTCGGACAATCAGAAAACCCTGCAGCAGATCCTCAAGAAGCGTCTCCTCAACTGCTCGACGTTGGCCGAAGTTCATGCGGTGGTAAACGAGCTGCTGAGCAGCGTGGATGAACCACCGCGTCGTCCATCGAAGAGATGTGTGAATCTCACGGAGCTGCTGAATGCGAGTGAGGCGACAGTTTATGAGTACAACAAGACCGGAGCGGAGGGCGGTGTGAAGAGCTTCACGGATGCGGAAACTCAAACGGAAAGCGAGGTTTGCGAGGGCACCTGCAAGTGCGGCCAATCCTCGGCGAAAGTGTCCGATAACGAAAGTTCAAAGGAAGATGGGGATAAGCCACATGCCGTTGCCccgccgcctccgccacctcctccgccgccgcccgcCTTTGAtgcgcctcctcctccaccaccaccaccacctcctccgccactGGCCAACTATggagcaccaccaccgccgccaccccCGCCTCCGGGCAGTGGTAGTGCcccgccaccgcctccaccCGCACCCATTCAAGGAGGCAGCGGCATtccgcctccaccaccacccctGGGTGCATCCCCCTCCAAGACTACGATCTCACCCGCTCCACTGCCCGATCCCGCCGAGGGCAATTGGTTCCATCGCACAAATA CCATGCGCAAGAGTGCAGTTAACCCGCCGAAGCCAATGCGTCCTTTATATTGGACACGGATAGTGACGAGTGCGCCGCctgcgccacgccccccatcGGTGGCCAATTCCACGGACAGCACGGAGAACAGCGGGAGCTCACCCGATGAGCCTCCGGCTGCGAATGGTGCAGATGCTCCGCCCACAGCGCCACCGGCCACCAAGGAGATCTGGACGGAGATCGAGGAAACGCCACTGGATAATATCGATGAGTTCACGGAGCTCTTTTCCCGCCAAGCCATTGCGCCCGTTAGCAAGCCCAAGGAGCTGAAGGTCAAGCGAGCCAAGTCCATCAAGGTACTCGATCCCGAGAGATCGCGAAATGTGGGCATTATCTGGCGGAGTTTGCATGTGCCGTCCAGCGAAATCGAGCATGCTATCTACCACATAGACACATCGGTGGTCAGTTTGGAGGCCCTGCAGCACATGAGCAACATTCAGGCGACAGAGGATGAGCTGCAGAGGATCAAGGAGGCAGCGGGCGGCGATATTCCGCTCGATCATCCCGAACAGTTCCTGCTGGACATATCCCTGATTTCCATGGCCAGCGAGAGGATTTCCTGCATTGTCTTTCAGGCGGAATTCGAGGAGTCCGTAACGCTGTTGGTTCGAAAGCTGGAAACGGTGTCCCAGCTATCGCAGCAATTGATCGAGAGCGAGGATTTGAAGCTGGTCTTCTCCATCATCCTAACGCTGGGCAACTATATGAACGGTGGCAACCGGCAGCGCGGACAAGCGGATGGCTTTAATCTGGATATTCTGGGCAAGCTGAAGGACGTCAAGTCCAAGGAATCGCACACCACCTTGCTCCATTTCATTGTGCGCACCTACATTGCGCAGCGGCGAAAGGAGGGAGTGCATCCCCTGGAGATCCGCTTGCCCATCCCAGAGCCAGCCGACGTGGAGAGAGCCGCACAAATGGACTTCGAGgaggtgcagcagcagatcTTCGATCTCAACAAGAAGTTCTTGG GTTGCAAGAGGACGACGGCCAAAGTTCTGGCCGCCTCGCGACCCGAGATCATGGAGCCCTTCAAGTCCAAAATGGAGGAGTTCGTGGAGGGGGCGGACAAGTCTATGGCCAAGCTGCATCAATCCCTCGACGAGTGTCGCGATCTCTTCCTGGAAACCATGCGCTTCTACCACTTCTCACCCAAAGCCTGCACCCTAACGTTGGCCCAGTGCACGCCCGACCAGTTCTTCGAGTACTGGACGAATTTCACCAATGATTTCAAGGACATTTGGAAGAAGGAGATCACCAGTCTCCTGAATGAATT AATGAAGAAATCGAAGCAGGCCCAAATCGAATCACGTCGCAACGTGTCCACCAAGGTGGAGAAGTCCGGACGGATTTCGCTGAAGGAGCGCATGCTGATGAGGCGCAGCAAGAACTAG
- the LOC6730927 gene encoding protein cappuccino isoform X3, which produces MGNSQNRAANADEKSPPGGASLVRMGIAGGGGAGGVGVALAERRSSRVRVLSRLMGQKRIREAFLHSPKMGSSLEVNLEGAGNGSSDWIAAETEVEHGQLDCSAEPADFPPAKPPRLRRQLQTAVESEDRCSLSLCQLCQLQLQYDNKRDEEESQRILAREKERVQNTPPPLTKQPRKRRIAPQPPPIPPPKPRKIRTEKTTNDDHCAFIEQLFSETTEANPSATVVADPVDELIISKHYLNTAAKEHRNPTAKRDRPLSEISVTSVDTLSPNTAKAVLELQKRCRADKLACLSLTRVTYLSIANDLQEVEEADRATILHDTELLVAPNSPAESSPDEELMALQLGKKLAQVLGSGAGSPLTPGTMEPCAAGSGSPLGNGELFNVSKAKKVELQNLSSRFTAAVSQTPPGVTSSTHNESGVTGPAGPLGATTSSPSLETQSTVIISFKSSQTPVQSQTNSAASENVEDDTAPLPLPPPLPGFGTPTTPLLSSNVLKKVASFTVEKSSAGNNSSNPPNLCPTSDETTLLATPCSSSLTLASLPPEIAVGGAAGGVAGGAGSRRGSSYVPEKLSFAAYEKFEGQMLIKWLISTMQSNPRSSSVDANQELFNTLALQFCNNLKYVGVLKQISNEHLDCGFSPYEMYQWTHTEQPTTSLPLTPGKLDKVAAWPFSSTPSGIRALECASLASVGAGGLAGSLATIATSSTASSDNQKTLQQILKKRLLNCSTLAEVHAVVNELLSSVDEPPRRPSKRCVNLTELLNASEATVYEYNKTGAEGGVKSFTDAETQTESEVCEGTCKCGQSSAKVSDNESSKEDGDKPHAVAPPPPPPPPPPPAFDAPPPPPPPPPPPPLANYGAPPPPPPPPPGSGSAPPPPPPAPIQGGSGIPPPPPPLGASPSKTTISPAPLPDPAEGNWFHRTNTMRKSAVNPPKPMRPLYWTRIVTSAPPAPRPPSVANSTDSTENSGSSPDEPPAANGADAPPTAPPATKEIWTEIEETPLDNIDEFTELFSRQAIAPVSKPKELKVKRAKSIKVLDPERSRNVGIIWRSLHVPSSEIEHAIYHIDTSVVSLEALQHMSNIQATEDELQRIKEAAGGDIPLDHPEQFLLDISLISMASERISCIVFQAEFEESVTLLVRKLETVSQLSQQLIESEDLKLVFSIILTLGNYMNGGNRQRGQADGFNLDILGKLKDVKSKESHTTLLHFIVRTYIAQRRKEGVHPLEIRLPIPEPADVERAAQMDFEEVQQQIFDLNKKFLGCKRTTAKVLAASRPEIMEPFKSKMEEFVEGADKSMAKLHQSLDECRDLFLETMRFYHFSPKACTLTLAQCTPDQFFEYWTNFTNDFKDIWKKEITSLLNELMKKSKQAQIESRRNVSTKVEKSGRISLKERMLMRRSKN; this is translated from the exons CGCCTGCGAAACCACCGAGGCTAAGAAGGCAGCTGCAAACTGCAGTCGAAAGTGAGGATCGTTGCAGTTTGAGTTTGTGCCAACTTTgtcagctacagctacagtaCGATAATAAGCGCGATGAGGAGGAATCCCAAAGGATTTTAGCGCGAGAGAAGGAAAGGGTTCAAAACACGCCCCCTCCACTAACCAAGCAGCCGCGAAAGAGACGAATAGCCCCACAACCTCCACCGATACCCCCACCGAAACCGAGAAAAATTCGTACTGAGAAAACCACCAACGATGACCACTGTGCGTTCATTGAGCAGCTCTTTTCCGAAACAACTGAGGCAAATCCATCGGCTACAGTGGTTGCGG ATCCCGTGGACGAACTGATCATATCGAAGCATTATCTAAATACAGCGGCGAAGGAGCATCGTAATCCGACAGCCAAACGCGATCGTCCACTGAGCGAAATCAGTGTGACGTCGGTGGACACCCTATCACCGAATACCGCAAAAGCCGTGCTCGAGCTGCAGAAACGCTGCCGAGCTGATAAGTTGGCGTGCCTGAGCCTAACTCGCGTCACCTACCTCAGCATAGCCAATGATCTGCAGGAAGTCGAGGAGGCGGATCGGGCCACCATATTGCACGATACGGAACTCTTGGTAGCACCCAATAGCCCGGCAGAAAGTTCGCCGGACGAGGAACTCATGGCATTGCAGCTGGGCAAGAAGTTGGCCCAGGTCTTGGGCAGTGGAGCGGGCTCACCTTTGACCCCTGGCACAATGGAGCCTTGTGCAGCGGGTTCGGGCTCACCGCTGGGAAATGGAGAGCTCTTCAACGTGTCCAAGGCGAAAAAGGTAGAGCTACAGAACCTTTCGTCTCGATTCACAGCCGCTGTCAGCCAAACACCGCCAGGTGTCACATCATCCACTCACAATGAATCAG GAGTCACAGGACCTGCAGGACCTTTGGGGGCTACAACATCCTCGCCGTCGCTGGAAACGCAATCAACTGttataatttcgtttaaaTCATCTCAAACACCTGTGCAGTCTCAAACGAATTCTGCAGCCTCCGAAAATGTTGAGGATGACACAGCGCCCCTGCCACTCCCACCGCCGCTGCCCGGCTTCGGCACGCCCACCACGCCCCTTTTGTCAAGCAATGTGCTGAAGAAGGTCGCCAGCTTCACGGTCGAGAAGTCTTCGGCGGGCAATAATAGCTCGAATCCCCCGAatttgtgccccaccagtgaCGAGACCACCCTCTTGGCCACTCCATGTTCTTCATCGCTGACGTTGGCAAGCCTGCCGCCCGAAATCGCCGTGGGCGGTgcggcggggggcgtggccgggggAGCTGGTTCGCGACGCGGCTCATCTTATGTACCGGAAAAGTTAAGCTTCGCTGCATATGAAAAGTTCGAAG GTCAAATGCTAATAAAATGGCTAATCTCAACGATGCAGAGCAACCCGAGGAGTTCGAGCGTTGATGCTAATCAGGAATTATTTAATACTCTGGCGCTGCAGTTCTGCAATAATCTCAAATATGTCGGCGTCCTTAAGCAGATCTCCAATGAGCACTTGGATTGCGGATTTAGC CCCTATGAAATGTACCAATGGACGCACACGGAGCAGCCGACCACCTCGTTGCCCCTGACCCCCGGCAAGCTGGACAAGGTGGCGGCCTGGCCATTTTCCAGCACACCATCCGGCATTCGAGCGCTGGAGTGCGCATCCCTGGCGTCCGTGGGAGCAGGTGGGCTGGCAGGTTCTTTGGCAACCATTGCCACCTCATCCACAGCCTCCTCGGACAATCAGAAAACCCTGCAGCAGATCCTCAAGAAGCGTCTCCTCAACTGCTCGACGTTGGCCGAAGTTCATGCGGTGGTAAACGAGCTGCTGAGCAGCGTGGATGAACCACCGCGTCGTCCATCGAAGAGATGTGTGAATCTCACGGAGCTGCTGAATGCGAGTGAGGCGACAGTTTATGAGTACAACAAGACCGGAGCGGAGGGCGGTGTGAAGAGCTTCACGGATGCGGAAACTCAAACGGAAAGCGAGGTTTGCGAGGGCACCTGCAAGTGCGGCCAATCCTCGGCGAAAGTGTCCGATAACGAAAGTTCAAAGGAAGATGGGGATAAGCCACATGCCGTTGCCccgccgcctccgccacctcctccgccgccgcccgcCTTTGAtgcgcctcctcctccaccaccaccaccacctcctccgccactGGCCAACTATggagcaccaccaccgccgccaccccCGCCTCCGGGCAGTGGTAGTGCcccgccaccgcctccaccCGCACCCATTCAAGGAGGCAGCGGCATtccgcctccaccaccacccctGGGTGCATCCCCCTCCAAGACTACGATCTCACCCGCTCCACTGCCCGATCCCGCCGAGGGCAATTGGTTCCATCGCACAAATA CCATGCGCAAGAGTGCAGTTAACCCGCCGAAGCCAATGCGTCCTTTATATTGGACACGGATAGTGACGAGTGCGCCGCctgcgccacgccccccatcGGTGGCCAATTCCACGGACAGCACGGAGAACAGCGGGAGCTCACCCGATGAGCCTCCGGCTGCGAATGGTGCAGATGCTCCGCCCACAGCGCCACCGGCCACCAAGGAGATCTGGACGGAGATCGAGGAAACGCCACTGGATAATATCGATGAGTTCACGGAGCTCTTTTCCCGCCAAGCCATTGCGCCCGTTAGCAAGCCCAAGGAGCTGAAGGTCAAGCGAGCCAAGTCCATCAAGGTACTCGATCCCGAGAGATCGCGAAATGTGGGCATTATCTGGCGGAGTTTGCATGTGCCGTCCAGCGAAATCGAGCATGCTATCTACCACATAGACACATCGGTGGTCAGTTTGGAGGCCCTGCAGCACATGAGCAACATTCAGGCGACAGAGGATGAGCTGCAGAGGATCAAGGAGGCAGCGGGCGGCGATATTCCGCTCGATCATCCCGAACAGTTCCTGCTGGACATATCCCTGATTTCCATGGCCAGCGAGAGGATTTCCTGCATTGTCTTTCAGGCGGAATTCGAGGAGTCCGTAACGCTGTTGGTTCGAAAGCTGGAAACGGTGTCCCAGCTATCGCAGCAATTGATCGAGAGCGAGGATTTGAAGCTGGTCTTCTCCATCATCCTAACGCTGGGCAACTATATGAACGGTGGCAACCGGCAGCGCGGACAAGCGGATGGCTTTAATCTGGATATTCTGGGCAAGCTGAAGGACGTCAAGTCCAAGGAATCGCACACCACCTTGCTCCATTTCATTGTGCGCACCTACATTGCGCAGCGGCGAAAGGAGGGAGTGCATCCCCTGGAGATCCGCTTGCCCATCCCAGAGCCAGCCGACGTGGAGAGAGCCGCACAAATGGACTTCGAGgaggtgcagcagcagatcTTCGATCTCAACAAGAAGTTCTTGG GTTGCAAGAGGACGACGGCCAAAGTTCTGGCCGCCTCGCGACCCGAGATCATGGAGCCCTTCAAGTCCAAAATGGAGGAGTTCGTGGAGGGGGCGGACAAGTCTATGGCCAAGCTGCATCAATCCCTCGACGAGTGTCGCGATCTCTTCCTGGAAACCATGCGCTTCTACCACTTCTCACCCAAAGCCTGCACCCTAACGTTGGCCCAGTGCACGCCCGACCAGTTCTTCGAGTACTGGACGAATTTCACCAATGATTTCAAGGACATTTGGAAGAAGGAGATCACCAGTCTCCTGAATGAATT AATGAAGAAATCGAAGCAGGCCCAAATCGAATCACGTCGCAACGTGTCCACCAAGGTGGAGAAGTCCGGACGGATTTCGCTGAAGGAGCGCATGCTGATGAGGCGCAGCAAGAACTAG
- the LOC6730926 gene encoding probable RNA-binding protein EIF1AD isoform X1: protein MHRSHPSISRRKHLMKEMMEDDYALPTETQQIARVISSRGNNLHEVETVDETFLVSMPNKFRKSMWVKRGDFLLVEPIEEGDKVKAEICKILTPEHIKEYTKAAIWPDKFTKKPAEQEATSQNKDDSDFEDDLLPNTNRPANRDSSDEEEDEETSSEED from the exons ATGCACCGATCCCACCCGAGTATCAGTCGTCGCAAGCACCTCATGAAGGAGATGATGGAGGACGACTACGCGCTGCCCACGGAAACTCAGCAGATTGCGCGGGTCATCAGCAGCCGGGGCAACAATCTCCACGAGGTGGAGACCGTGGACGAAACGTTCCTTG TTTCGATGCCCAACAAATTCCGCAAGAGCATGTGGGTAAAACGGGGAGACTTTCTGCTGGTCGAACCAATAGAGGAGGGCGATAAAGTCAAAGCTGAGATCTGCAAAATACTCACACCCGAACATATAAAGGAATACACAAAAGCTGCAATTTGGCCGGATAAATTCACTAAGAAACCTGCGGAGCAGGAAGCCACCAGCCAAAACAAAGACGACTCCGATTTCGAGGATGATCTCCTGCCCAATACAAATCGTCCTGCAAATCGGGATTCCTCCGACGAAGAGGAAGATGAGGAAACATCCAGCGAAGAGGACTGA